The Deltaproteobacteria bacterium sequence ATTAGCCGTCCGATCGACAGGCGGTTTCAGGCGAACTCCATCGCCACAAACTTCACGGCACTTTAACACGGCCACGCCGGGATTTTCAACTGCGCTCCAACTGCGCTTCACGTTGCCGGAAAGACTCCGGGACTATATTATCGGGAAGGTGGTTGGGGAGGTGGATGTGGACATCGACGATGTAAGGAAACGGATCGACCTGCTGGACGACGTTCTTCTGCGGATCTTCAACGAGCGCGCGCGGCTGGCGCTGGAAATAGGCCACATCAAGAAGGGGTTGGGGATTCCCGTTTACGACCCTGCCCGGGAGAAGCGCATCTTCGCACGGATGAAGGGTGACAATCCGGGGCCGTTGGATGACGGCGCCATCGTCCGGCTGTTCGAGAGGGTCGTCGACGAATCGCGCCGCCTGGAGCGTATCATGTCGCAACGGGAAGGAAGTGACGAATGCTGATCATCACGAAGAAGAACGCGCCGGAAGAGGAACTGGACGCCATCAAGGCGTACCTGATCGATCACGGCTTCGACATCCATCAGTCGACGGGCGCAAATCGCATCATCATCGGCGTGATCGGCGATACGGAAACGCTCGACACGCGCGAGGTCGAAGCGCTCCCCGGCGTCAGCCAGGTGGTCCGGATCAAGAAGGATGATTAAGCAATAAATCCCTAACCGGCGATCCCCTTCGCCGCTTTGAGCACCTCGTCGTAATCGGGTTCAGCCGTGAGCTCCTTCACACGCTGTATATAGCGAACGGTGTCTTTCTCGTCGATGACGAACAGGGAGCGGGCCAAAAGTTTGGTTTCCTTGACAAGCACGCCGTAGTTTTCCGAGAAGGAACGGTCCTGGTAATCGGAAAGCGTTTTAACCTTCTCGATGCCGTTGGCCGCGCACCAGCGCTTTTGCGCGAAGGGCAGGTCCATGCTGACGGTCAAAATCACCACGTTTCCGGGAAGATTCGCCGCTTCCTGGTTGAATTTGCGGGTCTCGGTGTCGCAAGTCGCGGTGTCAAGCGAACCGACGGCGCTCACGATCTTGATCTTCCCCTTGAAATCTCCAAGGGTCACGGGTGCGAGCGCGTTGTCCACCACGCGGAAGTCCGGGGCCTTGTCCCCCACCTTGATCTCCGGCCCGAGCAGTGTCACCGGATTCCCCTTTAAGGTCACAAGCCCTTTCCTCTCCTGCATGGCTTCCTCCTCGCCTGATAATGGCCCCCATTCGGGAAATGCGGGCGTCGGATTCACCTACGAGATGCCCCGCGCGCCGGGATGGTTTCGACCCAATCGGATGGGATCCTCCCTCGCTTATCTGCGGGGTCTACGTCGCCGGTGCAGTTCCAAAAGCATGTTTTTGAACGCGGCGGCCTGCGGAGACAACTCCCGGCGCAAGCGGCTGACGATGTGGAAGGAACGCGAGAGATCGAGCCCCTTGACGGAAAGGGCAAACAGTTCACCCGATTCGATTTCTCCGCGGATCGCAGTCTCCGATATGAAAGAAACCCCGATGCCGTTAACTACCGCCCGCTTGACGGCTTCGTTGCTGCCCAGGCATATACGGACGTTCAATGGCTCGGCCCCGGCGCGGATCAAAGCGTCCTGGACGGTTTTCTGCGTTCCGGAACCCGGCTCCCGCGCCACATAAGGTAATTTCGCCAATTCGTCCATCGTTATGGGTTTCCCTCTTGCACTTCCGTACTCCCCTCCCGCCGCCAGCATGAGAACTTCACGCCCGAGAGGAGTGAAAAGGAGATCCTTGTCCGCGTATCGGGTTCCCACGATCCCGATCTCCACACGTTCCTGCTTTATCCGTTCCACCGTTTCCCTGCTGTCGCCCTGTATGACGGTTATCGAGACCCGCGGATATCGAGCCAGGAACGAAGGGATCGCTTCGGGGATCACGTAATTTCCCGGGATGTTGCTTGCGCCGATCGTCAAAACGGCGTCTTCGAGCCCCGCGAGGCGCTTCATCGCCCGGGGAATCTCCCTTGTCTCCGCAACGATCTTCCTTGCATGCCTCAAGAGGATCTTCCCGCTTTCCGTGGGGAGGATCCCCCTGGGAGTGCGGTCGAGGAGTTTCGACCCCAGCAGTTCCTCGAGCGAGGCGATGTGCTGGCTGACGGTGGACTGGGTCACGTGGACGGCGCGTGCCGCCTTCGAGAAACTCCCGCAGTCGACTACCGCGAGAAAGACCTCGAGCCGCTTGAGGTTCATTCCTCCCCCATCGTTTTTACCGATAGATCCTATCGCAATTATGATTTTTATCAATTTGATTTCACCGGGTCGATCGGGAATACTTTGATACGGAGTTTCCGGCAGGGCGGATATAGGGCGCATCGAAACGGGGAGGCATACGGCCGTGAATCCCGGTTACGACGACACGAGTCGCACGGAAGCTGTGCTCCATGGCGCGGAGCGGCTGCGGGGGAATCCCTGCAGTGTTTGCTCCCGTCCGATCTGCGGCCATGAAGCGGTCGTGTGCATCGCCATGGGTTACGGAAGCGCCCCGCACTGCCTGGATTGCATGGCCGACGGCCAACGGACCGGACATGATGAGTTTCGGGATCGGTTGCTTGCGTACATCATGGAACGGGAATGTTACCGGACGGGTTGGCTCTCCGCGGGCGAAGCGGAAGGATTCGGGCGGGCAGTGAATCCCGATTGTCTCTGGCGGAACGGGGCAGGCGGGTCATTCGAATCCGTCGTTGCGGGGGAAGGAATGGGGCGCGAACGTACGGGTGGGCCTCCTGCCGTCGAATGGGATGCGGGAGATTCAGGGTGCGGAGAACTGGTCATGGAGCTGCGGCTCCGGCTCAATGCGATGAAACCGGGCGATTTGCTGAAATTGACCGCCACGGACCCGGGAGCAAGGGAGGACCTGCCCGCCTGGTGCAGGCTTACCGGGCACGCGCTTGTCGAAAGCGGACATCCGATATACCTGATACGTCGAAGGGAGGATTAGAACATGGCGGGAAAGCTCTGCGTCAGCCTCACGAATGCGAAAAACGACTCCGACAAGGCCACCGTTGCGTTCGTCGTCGCCAACGCGTCCGCGGCGTCCGAGAAGGAAACCCTGGTATTCTTAAGCACGGAAGGAGTCCGGCTGGCCGTCAAGGGATACGCGGAAGACATCCATGAAGAAGGATTCGCACCGCTACGGGAACTTATGGGGAATTTCGTCAAGGCGGGAGGGAAGATCTACGTATGCTCCCCCTGTTTCAGGAAACGCGGGCTGGACGAAGGGAAGCTCGTGGAAGGCGCGACGATCGTAGGCGGCGCGAAGCTCGTGGAGTTTCTCGGGGACGGCGCGCCCTGCATCTCCTACTGACTTTTTTATCGTGAGAAGCGCATGAAGCCCGTGGAACGCCATCCTTTCGAGCCTGACGTCCGCTTCGACGGCGGAAGCCTGGATTGCGGAAGCGGCCTGCTGCTGTTGATCCGAAAAGCTATCGATCCGCTGGAACGCGGAGGGCTGCTGGAAATCCTTTCCACCGAGTCTTCAGTGAAGGAAGACCTCCCCTCCTGGTGCCGGATGACCGGGAACGAACTGGTGTCGTGGACCCGGTCGGGAACCCGATGCAGTTTCCTGATTTGCAAGGGAGCCCTTCGGGAGCGGACAACCATCACTCCGGCTTCATCAGGGCTTCCGGGCGTCCCTTCGCAAACGGCCGTTCCGGTTCGGATCCCGGAGACCCTGCCGGAGCCCGCGAACGTGCCCGAGGTCCCGCCTCTATCAATCACGGGAATCGGAAGCTGGCCCCGCCCTTCCTGGCTGCTGCGGGCGATCCACGAGCACCTGGAAGGACGGCTGCCCGAAGCGGAATTCCAGTCCCAGGCCGACGACGCGGTACGTCTTTCCATAGCTGCGCAGCTTCGAGCGGGTGTCGACATCGTCACCGACGGCGAGCAGCGGCGCGACAGCTATGCAAGCTTCGTGGGCGGCCTGCTGGACAACTGCCAGCTCATCCCTTTGACCGACCTGTTGCCGCTCGTGGACGATCCCGGCAAGTTCGAGAAGGAGCTGCGGGCGCTCGACGTCCCCGCCGGGGAAGTGCGCCATCCCGCGGTCTTCGGACCCTTGGGAAGGAGCCGTCCTTTGGCGGTCCACGAACTCGAATTCGTGAAAACGTTGTCGGACAAGGCCGTCAAGGTGGCGCTCCCGGGGCCGTATCTCCTCACCCGCACCATGTGGCTCGAGTGCGTATCCGACCGCGCATACGATTCCCGCGAGAGCCTGGCTGACGACATCGTCCGCGTGCTGCGGGAAGAATTGCATTTTCTCCTTGCGGCAGGCGCCTCGATCGTTCAGTTCGACGAACCGGTTCTCACCGAGGTCGTCTTCACAGGAGCGAAGAAGACCCGGTCGTTCATGTGCGGGGCATTGAGCGGGAAAAAGGATGCGCGACATGAGCTTTCCTTCGCCGTCGACCTCCTGAATCGCGTTGTGAAGGGGGTTCCCTCGTCGCGGACGGCGGTCCATATCTGCCGCGGGAACTGGACGACCGACGAATCGGTGGCGCTTTCGGGGGATTACCGTCCGTTGCTGCCGTACCTGAAGTCCGCGAAAGCCGGAACGTTCTTCCTGGAATTGTGCACTCCCCGCTCCGGCGAAATCGAAGTTCTAAAAGGGCTCCCGGAAGAATGCCGTATCGGCGTTGGAGTCGTGAATCAGAAGGCAAGCCGGGTCGAGACGGTGGACGAAATCGTCGCCAAGGCGGAAAAGGCGATCCGTATCTTCGGTCACCGGCGTATCCTGCTGAATCCAGACTGCGGCTTTGCCACTTTCGCCGACAACCCCGTATCGGAATCGAAGGTCGCCGAGGCGAAACTGCGCTCGATATCCCTTGCCGCAGGGGAGCTGAAGCGGAAGTACCGGCTTTCCTGACGGATCTCTCTATTCTTACAAGCAGAATTCCAGCAGGCAGCATTGACATACCTCCAAACCTAATGTACATTTGTTCTGTACATGATGGAGGCGTAAGGATGCTGAAAGTCAACGTAACCGAGCTTCGTGCAAATCTCCCGAGCTACCTCTGCAAGGTTCGAAAAGGAGAGGAGATCGCCGTCACCTCCCGGGGAAGCGTGATCGCCCGGATCCTGCCGGACCGTGGTGGAAGTCAGGCCGCCCGCGAGCGGCTTGCCGCTCTCCGCAAGAAGTGCCGGATCGGGGACGTGATCTCTCCGATCGGAGAGGCGTGGGAATCCGCGAGATGATCGTTCTCGACACTTGCGCCATGATCTTCGATGCCCTCGATCCGAACCGTTTGGGACGAAGAGCCCGGAAGGAAATGGATGCGGCTTCCGGGAACGGGACGGCGGCCTGCAGCGACATTTCCCTATGGGAGATCGCGATGCTGGTTGCCAAGGGGAGGCTGGATCCCGGCACCGACGCCATCACCTTCACCGACCTTCTTGTCACGTCCCGCAACCTGAAGGTGATGCCGATCACGCCGGAGATCGCCCATCTCTCGGCAAGTTACAGGGGATTTACCCACGCCGACCCCGCCGACCGGATCATCGCCTCGACCGCATTGTTCATGAAAGCCCCGCTGCTGACGCCGGATGCCCGCCTGCGTGCGGTGAAAGGTCTCAGGGTGCTTTGGGGCTGAGCGCCTGCCTGGATATTCCATTCACCCGCAGGTCGAGGATTCCCCCGAGCATCCGCAGGATGGCTCCTTTCCGGCCATCAAGCCGGCGAGGACAGCGGTGGCGCATCCGACTCCGGCCTTCACCCGGATTGCCTCCCGCTCGCAGTTTTTCGCGCAGGCACCGCATTCCATGCAGGCGCCGCGGTCGGCCAATGCAGCGCGTTTGTTTTCCATCCCGAACACCGCGTGCGGGCATACCTTGACGCACATGCCGCATCCGTCGCACCTCTCAGGTATGAATTCCAGCGTAACCGCGTCCTCAAGGTATCTCATTGTCCGGACCTCACGCGGCGAACAGGCCGCCCAGCCAGAATCCGAAGCCAATCGCGGCAGCAGCAACCTGCAACGGCAATGCGAACCGCATTTCGCGGCGCACTCCGCTCAGGGAGGTAAAGGTCGATGCCCCGGTGAAGTTCATCACAACGAAACTGGTCAGGGCCGGCGTAATCGCCATCCAGGCCGCCGCATGGAGCCAAGATGCAACTCCGCCGTTCCGGAAAATGTCCCATGCTCCAATCCCCGCGACGAGAACGAGTCCCAGCGCGGCGCCCTTCGCCGAGAATGCCCGTCCGGGAAGCCAGGGCAGAAGGATCGGTCCGAGAACAGCGCCGGCGAGGAAAGCGCCGAGGACGACGGCGGCGCTCTTCAGGCCGATGGTGCGGACGCCGGCCAGGCTGTACCCTCCCCCGCTGACACCGCCGAGCAGCAGGAATGCCAGCGCCAGGAGCACCGCGTATTTCGCTCCCATGACCAGTTCCACGGGAATCAACACAGCCCGGTCCCGCAACCGGAACCTCACTCTTCGCATGTCGGGAGACGCCTTCATGCCGGAATCCAGGAAAGCGGGCAGGTCTTCCGCCTGGACCGGGCCATATTCCACCCGGAACCCGCATCGCCTTTGGACCTCGTGCGCGCTCACTCCCGGCGCCCCGAGCTGCGGGACCACGAGGGTGCGGTGCGAAACCACTCTCTCAAGCCCGCTTTCCTGTACACGACGGACGATTTCGTCGGTGCCGAAGGTGCCCTTGCCCGCCGAACACCAGACGTTGACACCGTCGGTGTCGAGCACCAGGATCCAGGCGTCCCGGCCCGGGAGCACGCTGCGTAGCCGGTCGAAGCTCATCTTGTAGTTGGCGGAAACGAGCACCGTGGATCCGATACCGGGATTTCCGGCCGCGTACAGCCCCGGGGGCACACGGTAGTTCATTCGTCCGATATCCCAGCGCGCCTTAACGGAGCCGAGACAATCGCGAAAGTCCAGCGCGGTCTGTACTCTCGGCACTTTGCCGGATGCGGTAACCACGAAGCCGTCGATCCAGGGTGCATCGACACGCCTTCGCACCGTGAAGGACCTCAACGTCCTTTGGGAATAAGCGTCGATAGACGGCATCTCAACCTCTTCCAGGACAGACGGCGTCGGAGTTCCCCCGTCGCCCTGCTGCGGAGCCTGATGGAGATTATCCCATCCTTTATAATCTGCACGGTTATCCGTCCATCCCTTCGGGCCGCGAAAACCATACCGGATGTCAGCATGTAATCCCTCGAGTCGCAACATTGCGTGATCCATGCATCGCCGGATTCGCAGGCGATCTCCACTCCCGCCATGGGGCCATCCACGTTTACAATGTTCTTCTTCGGAATTCGTATCTCCAACATGTTCCTCTCCTGCGGTCATCCCATCGGGATCCGCGTCAGCACTTGCAGGGGGGGTCCTCCTTCAGGGGGTTCCCCTTCCCTCGGGCTTCCCGGAACTGGGCCCTGACCCTTCCGGCGGACACGGCCATTACGATCGCCTGGACCGCGCCGATTTCCTCCGCCGAAACGCCGGATTCCTTGGCCACGCCAAGGTAGTGTTCCATTCAGGGATAGCATCCCAGTGCCATGGCGGCGGCGAGATGAACCATGACCGTCGTCTTTTCGGGCAGAAATTCGTTGCGTCGCGCCGAATCGTAGAAGTCGGAATACGCCTTCTTCTGGTTTCGCGGCAGCATTGCGGTGGCTCCTCGATTGATTCCGTATTCGTAGATCGCGCCGATCTCCGGAGGTTAACCCGGCTTCCTGCCGAAGACACGTACGCTCAAGACGGCCGACGCGGCTTCGCGTATTTCCTCAATGGGAATGCCGAAGCTCCCGGCGATATTACGGGCATAATCTTCCGTCCCGCTTTCCCCGATTTCGAACAGGCTCTCATGGATGACGCTCACTTCCCTGAACCCCGCCTCTTCCACGAGTCGGAGGTAATCGTCACGCAGGACGGCGCCCGCGATGCAGCCGGCGTAGGCGGCGAGCGAGCCGGCCATGCCTGCCGGCAACTCCCGTGAAAGCACAAGGTCCGAGATCATGACCCTGCCGCCGGGCTTGAGCACCCGGTATGCCTCGGCGAAGACCCTTTCCTTGTTCGTGGAGAGATTAATGACGCAGTTGGAGATAACGGCGTCGACGGAGCCGTCGGCCGCCGGAAGGTTCTCGATTTCCCCGAGCCGGAATTCGACGTTTTCGTAGCCGCCCTTTCTTGCGTTCCCCCGCGCCTTCTCGACCATCTCCGGGGTCATGTCCACGCCGATCACGCGGCCCGATGGTCCGACCTCCCGTGCAGCCAGAAAGCAGTCGAAACCCGCACCTGCACCCAGGTCCAGGACCGTTTCCCCCTCCCTTAGCGAGGCGAGGGCGATGGGATTGCCGCAACCCAGCCCGAGGTTGGCGCCTTCGGGGACCGCCTTGAGTTCATCTTCAGAGTACCCTATCTTGCGGCTCGCCTTTTCGACGGCTCCGCCGGTTCCGCAAGCCGTGTCCGTTCCGCAACAAGATCCTCCCTGCCGGGCGATGCCTGCGTACCGTTCGCGAACGTATTTCCTGACCTTGATCTCTTCCATTTTCATATCCTCCTTCATTCCTTTGTCAGCAGTTCACCCATCAGGGGGCCGAGCACCCCCTTGACCATTCCGCTGAACTCTTCCACCTTGATTAGCGAGAGACAGCAGACCTTCCCCTCCTTCTCCCAGCTGATCACGGCCAGCTTGTCGCCGCCCTTGATGCCCGCCCGGTCGCGCAGTTCCTTGGGGAGCACCGTCTGCCCGCGTTCGTCGACCGTAATGAGCGATTCGACCCGGCAGCCGGCGAACACCTTCCCTTCAGGCCCGCAGCAGGATGCTCCTTTCGACCTCTTATACATTCGATCGCCCCCCTTTCATGCGACTTGAAGCCTACTCGTAAGCTGATATATCAGCCTATACTGAAAATATAGTTATATCATATTAGTCTGTCAAGAATAATTTATAAGGTCAAGGTGGCCTGCTTTCACAATAGATCCGGTATGTGGAACTTGGGGATTCCAGTGCGTGGTTGGCTGAAAATCGAGGCCGGTTTCGGCGCGGTATGAACCATTTTCCTGTTGCCAGGGATTCCGGCATAAAGTAAAGTGAGCATGCTCATATTCATGGGAGTCCGTCATGCGCGTAACGGAGCAAGCCAAGCGGGAGACACGGAACAGCATCCTGGAGCGGGCGGCGGAATTCTTCCTCGCCCGGGGGTTCGAGGACACCACCACCCGGGACATCGCCGACGCGGCAGGGTTGGCGGCCGGCACGCTGTTCAACTACTTTCCGAGCAAGGAGACCCTGGCGATGTCCATGGTCACCGAAGCGCTCTCCCGGGGACGCGCGGACCATCGGCGCCGCAGGACGGGCCACGAAGAGTTGGTCGAGGACCTCTTCCTTTTCGTCGCCTCGGGCCTGCGGCGGCTCAAACCGATGCACGCCTTCCTGGGGCCCGTCCTGGAGCGATCCTTGAGCCCGTTTCCCCGGAGAAGCATTTGCCCGGAAGGGGAGGCGGCACGGCAGGCCCATCTGGCCGCCGTGCGGGAGATCCTGCGCGAGCATGGCTTCGCGGCGGCGGCGGAGCACGTGGCCATGACGCTGTACTGGTCGCTGTATCTCGGGATATTGGCCTGCTGGTCCAACGACGCATCTCCCAAACAGGAGGCGACCCGGGCGATGATCGACTACGCGCTTCGCTGTTTCGTGGAGGTGATTTCCGGAACCGGTGCGGATGCGGGAGGTACGCATGTCCGCTGACGCGAGAGACATCCTGGACGCCCGGACGGTCCGGGAACTGCGCAGGGTCCTGCCCAGGGAAGAACGTTCGGGTTTCGACCGGGAGTCTCTGCCCGAACTGCTGGCGCGGATCTCCGGAAGGCGGGTTCCCGCGAGTTCGTTTGCCCGGACGTGGATTATGGGCTCGCTTCACGCCAAGATAGCCGCCGGCTATCTCGCCTATTGGATGCGCGGCCTCTTCGCGGATTCGGACGCGAAAGCCCGGCTCAACGGCGAGGCGCGGCTTGCCGCGGCGCTGGAGCTCTTCGGTGCCATGGGTTACCTTCGAGGCGCCGTCATGAAAATCGGGCAGCTTCTGGCGAATTTGCCGGAGGTAGTGCCGGAGGAGTTCGCCGAGGTGTTGGCCGCATTGCACTTCGAGGCGCCGCCCATGCACTACTCCATGGTGCGCGAGGTGTTCCTGGACGAGTTCGGACGGGAGCCCGAAGACGTTTTCGCCTCCTTCGATCGCCAGGCCTTCGCCGCGGCATCCCTGGGCCAGGTGCACCGGGCGCGTCTCGACACGGGGGAAGAGGTCGCCGTGAAGATCCAGTACCCCGACATCGCCAGGGCCTGCCTGTTCGACGATCCCGCGGAGATGGAACCCGACCGGCTGGCCACCCTTCGGCGGAACATGGACTGGAACTTCGAACCCTGGCTGACGGAAGGTCCCTTCGACTTCGGCGATGTGGATTTCTACCGTCGGGGGATCGACGGCCTTGTCGCCGTCGCCCGGAAACGCTACACCCGGACCCCCCCGCTGCATCTATGGACGAGCCGCTTCATTTTCGGCAGCCGGGCGCTGGCTTACCGCTTGAAAGGGCGCTGCGATTTCCGGCAACTCCACCGGCAGGAATATCCCGGCCCGGCAGCGCCGTAGCCGACATCGACGCGAGGAGGTTCCATGCGAACAAAAGAGACGGCAGATGTGAAGGCCCTGCTCCATTCACCATCGTGCCATATCTGTCTTGCGACCAGCGACCGCGAGGGCCGCGTCGACATCGCTCCCGTGGGGTCGACGTTTCTTTCGTCCCCGGACACGATCGCGTGCCTGAGAGGACCTCTGGCCCGGACCTATTCCAATCTCCGGGAGAATCCCGAGGCCGTGTTCCTGGTATCGAACGTCTCCAGGGCGCGGTGGTTCAGGTTCTTCCTGACGGGAGAATTCCGGGCGCCCTTCGGATACCGGATCCACGCCCGGTTAAGGGAAGAGAGGCCGCTCACCGAGGCGGAAAAGGACCGGATCCTGAAAAAGCGTTTCGGTCCCATCGCCCGGGGGAGAGGGGCCCGGAAGATCGCCGATACCTTGCGCCAGATCCTGCTCTTCGACGTCCTGGAGGTCCGGGACGTCGTTCCGTTCGGAGGGTCCCGATGATCGAACTGAGCGACGTGACGAAGACCTTCGACGGGAAGGCCCGCGTCACGGCCCTTTCCGGCGTCACCCTGACGATCCGGGACGGCGAGATGGTCGCGGTCATGGGCCCTTCGGGCTCGGGCAAGTCCACCCTTCTCAACCTGATGGGGGGACTCGATGTGCCCACCTCGGGATCGGTGTTCGTGGCCGGCAAGGACCTGGCGAAGGAGAGCGAGAAGAAACGGTCCCTCTTCCGCCGCTCCGCCGTTTCCTACATCTTCCAGGCCTACCATCTGATGCCGACCTTGACCGCGAGCCGGAACGTGGCCCTGCCGCTCCACCTGGCCGGCGTGTCCCGAAGGGAGGCCGGGGACAGGGCATCCGCCGCGCTCCGGGCGGTGGGCCTCGCGGAAAGAGCCGGGCACCTGCCCGACGAGCTTTCCGGCGGGGAGCGCCAGAGGGTGGCGATCGCACGGGCCCTCGTCACCGGCGCCCCCCTTCTCCTCGCCGACGAGCCTACGGGAAACCTCGACACGGCGCGGGGAAGGGAGATCCTCGCGCTGCTTTCCTCCCTCCACAGGGAGCGCGCCATCACGATCGTGATGGTGACTCACGACCCGCACGCAGCCTCGGTCTGCGAACGCCGGATCGAGCTGCGCGACGGAAGGGTGGAAGGAGACGCGCGGGGATGAGGTTCCTCCTGACGCACCTGTCCCTCTCCTACGCCCGGCGACACCTCGCAAAGACGCTCCTGACGCTGCTCGCGGTCGCCGTGGGAGTCGCGACTTTCAGCGCCGTCAAGACCGCGCACCAGGCGCTCGCCCGCGGAATCCGGGACACCGTGGACCGGATGGCCGGCAAGGCGCACCTGCAGATCACTCTCGAAGGCGGTGTGCCCGAGGAAATCCAGGAGAAGCTCCGGGAGTTCCCCTTCGTGCGGGCCACCGCGCCCGTGATCGAGCAGATCGTCGTCCCGGGGCGGGCCGAGATCGGGAGCCTCCTCGTGCTGGGAGTGGACCTCCTGGGCGACCGGGAGATGCGCGACTACGGATTCGAGGGCGAGGATGCCGACATCGACGACCCGCTCCTCTTCCTCGCCCGTCCCGACTCGGCCGTCCTGGCCCGTTCCCTGGCCGATCGGGCCGGGGTCCGCCCCGGCGGGACGTTCACGTTCCGGTCGCCTCAAGGGTTGAAGCAGGTCACCGTCCGGGGGCTTCTGACGCCCCGGGGATTCGCCGAGGCGTTCGGCGGGAACCTGATCGTGACGGACGTGTACGCCGCCCAGACCCTCTTCGGAAGGGGAAGACGATTCGACCGGCTGGAAGTGCGGCTGGCGGAGGGCGTCTCCGTCGCGCAGGGGACGGCCGCCTTGAAAAAAGCGCTCGGTCCCGGTTACCGCGTCGAGACCCCCGCCCGCCGCGGAGAACAGCTCGAGCGTCTCACCGACAGTTTCGTCGCCGGATTCAACATCACGTCCTGGATCGCCATGGGGATCGGGATATTCCTGATCCTCAACGCCTTCCAGGTGGCCGTGAACCGCCGTCGGCGCGACATCGGGACCCTGCGTTCCCTCGGCGCCACGCCCCGCCAGGTGCAGGCCCTGTTCCTTCTGGAGGCGGCGGCGATCGGATCGGCCGGGGGGATCCTCGGCGTGCTCCTGGGTGCAGGAGCGTCCCAATCGTTTCTCTCCATGATGGCGAAGGTGACCGAACAGATCTTCGGGATCGCCGCCTCGGGGCGGACCGCCCTGGGCGGCCCGATCGTCGTACAGGGGATCGCATTGGGCGTCTTCGCCTCGCTCGCGGGCGCTTGGGCCCCGGCGAGGGCGGCTTCCCGCATCCCTCCCGTG is a genomic window containing:
- a CDS encoding chorismate mutase gives rise to the protein MDIDDVRKRIDLLDDVLLRIFNERARLALEIGHIKKGLGIPVYDPAREKRIFARMKGDNPGPLDDGAIVRLFERVVDESRRLERIMSQREGSDEC
- the tpx gene encoding thiol peroxidase, whose translation is MQERKGLVTLKGNPVTLLGPEIKVGDKAPDFRVVDNALAPVTLGDFKGKIKIVSAVGSLDTATCDTETRKFNQEAANLPGNVVILTVSMDLPFAQKRWCAANGIEKVKTLSDYQDRSFSENYGVLVKETKLLARSLFVIDEKDTVRYIQRVKELTAEPDYDEVLKAAKGIAG
- a CDS encoding LysR family transcriptional regulator, coding for MNLKRLEVFLAVVDCGSFSKAARAVHVTQSTVSQHIASLEELLGSKLLDRTPRGILPTESGKILLRHARKIVAETREIPRAMKRLAGLEDAVLTIGASNIPGNYVIPEAIPSFLARYPRVSITVIQGDSRETVERIKQERVEIGIVGTRYADKDLLFTPLGREVLMLAAGGEYGSARGKPITMDELAKLPYVAREPGSGTQKTVQDALIRAGAEPLNVRICLGSNEAVKRAVVNGIGVSFISETAIRGEIESGELFALSVKGLDLSRSFHIVSRLRRELSPQAAAFKNMLLELHRRRRPRR
- a CDS encoding sulfurtransferase TusA family protein; translated protein: MGRERTGGPPAVEWDAGDSGCGELVMELRLRLNAMKPGDLLKLTATDPGAREDLPAWCRLTGHALVESGHPIYLIRRRED
- a CDS encoding DsrE family protein — protein: MAGKLCVSLTNAKNDSDKATVAFVVANASAASEKETLVFLSTEGVRLAVKGYAEDIHEEGFAPLRELMGNFVKAGGKIYVCSPCFRKRGLDEGKLVEGATIVGGAKLVEFLGDGAPCISY
- a CDS encoding sulfurtransferase TusA family protein, with the protein product MKPVERHPFEPDVRFDGGSLDCGSGLLLLIRKAIDPLERGGLLEILSTESSVKEDLPSWCRMTGNELVSWTRSGTRCSFLICKGALRERTTITPASSGLPGVPSQTAVPVRIPETLPEPANVPEVPPLSITGIGSWPRPSWLLRAIHEHLEGRLPEAEFQSQADDAVRLSIAAQLRAGVDIVTDGEQRRDSYASFVGGLLDNCQLIPLTDLLPLVDDPGKFEKELRALDVPAGEVRHPAVFGPLGRSRPLAVHELEFVKTLSDKAVKVALPGPYLLTRTMWLECVSDRAYDSRESLADDIVRVLREELHFLLAAGASIVQFDEPVLTEVVFTGAKKTRSFMCGALSGKKDARHELSFAVDLLNRVVKGVPSSRTAVHICRGNWTTDESVALSGDYRPLLPYLKSAKAGTFFLELCTPRSGEIEVLKGLPEECRIGVGVVNQKASRVETVDEIVAKAEKAIRIFGHRRILLNPDCGFATFADNPVSESKVAEAKLRSISLAAGELKRKYRLS
- a CDS encoding type II toxin-antitoxin system prevent-host-death family antitoxin, producing the protein MLKVNVTELRANLPSYLCKVRKGEEIAVTSRGSVIARILPDRGGSQAARERLAALRKKCRIGDVISPIGEAWESAR
- a CDS encoding type II toxin-antitoxin system VapC family toxin, which translates into the protein MGIREMIVLDTCAMIFDALDPNRLGRRARKEMDAASGNGTAACSDISLWEIAMLVAKGRLDPGTDAITFTDLLVTSRNLKVMPITPEIAHLSASYRGFTHADPADRIIASTALFMKAPLLTPDARLRAVKGLRVLWG
- a CDS encoding 4Fe-4S binding protein — protein: MRYLEDAVTLEFIPERCDGCGMCVKVCPHAVFGMENKRAALADRGACMECGACAKNCEREAIRVKAGVGCATAVLAGLMAGKEPSCGCSGESSTCG
- a CDS encoding acetyl-CoA synthase subunit gamma — translated: MPSIDAYSQRTLRSFTVRRRVDAPWIDGFVVTASGKVPRVQTALDFRDCLGSVKARWDIGRMNYRVPPGLYAAGNPGIGSTVLVSANYKMSFDRLRSVLPGRDAWILVLDTDGVNVWCSAGKGTFGTDEIVRRVQESGLERVVSHRTLVVPQLGAPGVSAHEVQRRCGFRVEYGPVQAEDLPAFLDSGMKASPDMRRVRFRLRDRAVLIPVELVMGAKYAVLLALAFLLLGGVSGGGYSLAGVRTIGLKSAAVVLGAFLAGAVLGPILLPWLPGRAFSAKGAALGLVLVAGIGAWDIFRNGGVASWLHAAAWMAITPALTSFVVMNFTGASTFTSLSGVRREMRFALPLQVAAAAIGFGFWLGGLFAA
- a CDS encoding DUF2917 domain-containing protein, which codes for MLEIRIPKKNIVNVDGPMAGVEIACESGDAWITQCCDSRDYMLTSGMVFAARRDGRITVQIIKDGIISIRLRSRATGELRRRLSWKRLRCRLSTLIPKGR
- a CDS encoding arsenite methyltransferase, with product MEEIKVRKYVRERYAGIARQGGSCCGTDTACGTGGAVEKASRKIGYSEDELKAVPEGANLGLGCGNPIALASLREGETVLDLGAGAGFDCFLAAREVGPSGRVIGVDMTPEMVEKARGNARKGGYENVEFRLGEIENLPAADGSVDAVISNCVINLSTNKERVFAEAYRVLKPGGRVMISDLVLSRELPAGMAGSLAAYAGCIAGAVLRDDYLRLVEEAGFREVSVIHESLFEIGESGTEDYARNIAGSFGIPIEEIREAASAVLSVRVFGRKPG